The genomic stretch tgatttcagtccCAGTGTTCACACATTCTACTCTTGCATACCCAGTGCAGTGAAAAGTGCTCTGCTTAGTGAAAGTACACCTGTATGGATTTCTTTCCCCAAAGCATAGTTCATGTTAGCGCTGCAAAGCTGCCCTGACCTTATTTGTGGACTGCTTGAATACCAACTTCATGGGGGCATTAGTATGATTTTGTAATGGACAGTAAATGCAAgctaagcatgtctacttagaagtaagcccgtTGGAACAtaatctcaggtaagtgtggatagtattgcaacCCGACTTCCAGAATTGTGTTGCTTAGAAATGTGTCTGTGTCATTGTGAAAAGTGTCCATGCATGTTGACGCTGCAGTACAGACCACACAGTTTCCCTGGCACACAGCAACCAGTTGCATAGCTACAGGAGGAGCACAGCACTAAGTTCTTCAGGCCCCTCCATGTGCCATGTCAgtggcctctctccctctcctttggagccattcccaagccaagagcaatgcagaggagatgcctcgGTGTTGCTCtcgccaccaggaatggctccaaaggtgaaggGGAGGGACCACTGACATGGCAAATTGAGGCGCCTGAAAAACGTAGTACTGTACTCTCCCTGTAGCTACACTGCTGTTAGCAGCTCCTATTTTCTTGATCCTGTGGCCACTGCTTTGTGTGCTGTGCAATAAGCACAACCCCCACAAACTTTCTCAATATGAGTCATGCAGAAATATGCAAAAATGCAGCTTCTACTCTTCAGAAAGAAGCCAGAAAAAATTATCCCCATGTTCCCATAGTTTGGGAGCCCACTGTATGGCACATGACAAAGCGGCCGCCACACTAACAGGTTAAGACTGAACTCCTCTAAACTAACCATGGAAAGTTCTGTTGTTCTCAGCAGCCTCAGCATGAGGTGCCCTTTTGCAAGAgttgccctcctctccctctgctcCATTATAAGCCTCTTCAAGTGAATTTTGCATGCTAAAAATGGCAGAACTGAAGAGGAAATGTAAAACTTACATATGCCCCTAGCATCCTTATTTGAAGGGATGATCTACTGTGCCGGGGAAAAGAGCAGAGGCTATGGATTTCTGGGAACTGTCCAAGCTCTGCCGCTGCCTATCCTATAACCTTGGACACTGCAAGTTACTGGGAGTTGCTGCTGTAATAACAAGTGCATGCAAAATACCTATTAAAATCCTCCCATGAAGGGCTAATGTCAGCTGTGCTAACTAATAGCATTAAAGGTAATTAATTTTGCTTGTTTAAAGAAGAGTTAGACTGGACAcagattcattttattttaagcaAGCAAGGGAGTTACACatatgcacaaatcctctctgtCTGTTCACTTGCAGATCACCATAGCGTGGGAAAGACGCAAGCTGCTGGTATCAAACCTGGGGATTTATGCCACTAATCTGATTTCCCCCATATGATGGACGTGTCCACTTGGAAGGAAATGGAGGTGGCACTGGTCAGTTTTGACAACACTGACGAGGTAATGGAAGAGCCCTGTTTTTCAAATGACCTCAATGCTGCTGGCCAATCACACAAAGGGCGTCCCAGCTGTGCCAGCCTCCTGTCCAACTGGAGAATTCTCATCAATAGTGAGAACAGCAACAATGAGACCATATTCTCCAAATTGCCTGCTGAGTTCAGTGACCACTTGGGGGCAGAGAATGTGGGCATGGATGAGGGTGACCAGAGAGTCATCATCAACATTGCTGGGCTGAGGTTTGAGACACAGCTCAAGACTCTGAATCAGTTTCCAGAGACTCTGCTTGGCGACCCAGAGAAGCGGATACACTACTTTGATTCAATGAGGAACGAGTACTTTTTTGACAGGAATAGGCCCAGTTTTGATGGGATATTGTACTACTACCAGTCTGGAGGGAAAATCCGGCGCCCTGCCAATGTCCCTATTGATGTTTTCGCGGATGAGATAACTTTCTATGAACTGGGTGAAGAAGCCATGGACCAGTTTAGAGAAGATGAAGGTTTCATCAAGGACCCCATCACTCTCCTGCCAGCCAATGACTTTCACAAGCAGTTCTGGTTGCTTTTTGAGTACCCGGAAAGCTCTAGTGCTGCCAGGGGAGTGGCCTTGGTCTCTGTCCTGGTTATTGTCATCTCTATCATCATTTTCTGTATAGAGACCTTACCTGAGTTCAGAGATGAGAGGGAGATGAAGGATATCACATACGGAGCAAATAACTTAACCAAAGCTGTTGTGGTACCCAATACTTTTACAGATCCCTTCTTTGTGATAGAAACTGCTTGCATCATCTGGTTCTCCTTTGAGTTGTTTGTCAGATTCATTGTCTGCCCCAGCAAAGCCGAGTTCTTCAGGAATATCATGAACATCATTGATATTGTGTCCATCATTCCTTATTTTGTGACCCTCACCACGGAGCTGATTCAGCACAATGAACTAAATGGCCAACAGAACATGTCCCTGGCCATCCTTAGGATTATTCGTCTGGTCAGGGTCTTTCGCATCTTCAAGCTTTCTCGGCACTCCAAGGGACTACAGATCTTAGGGCAGACCCTCAAGGCCAGCATGAGGGAGCTGGGCTTGCTCATCTTCTTCCTTTTCATTGGGGTCATACTATTTTCTAGTGCCATCTACTTTGCAGAGGTGGACGAACCACAGTCGCATTTCTCCAGCATACCTGATGGCTTCTGGTGGGCTGTGGTCACCATGACGACTGTTGGCTATGGAGACATGTGTCCTACCACCCTAGGGGGAAAGATAGTGGGGACTCTTTGTgctattgcaggggtgctcaccATTGCACTTCCTGTGCCAGTCATTGTCTCCAATTTTAACTATTTCTACCACAGGGAGACAGAGAACGAAGACAGACAAATATTGCCTAGGGAGGTAGAGAGAATACTCTCCAGTGTGGTTACAGGGAATGGGAGTATGGACTCCCTGAGCAACACAAATGAAAATTATTCTCGAGACAAGACAAAAAAATACTGAACCGTTCCAGAAGATAGAAGCCTTGAGGGGTCTGAGGGGCTCTGACTGATTGCCTGATTGATACTGTGTCCACACTGTGTAActcctcttctctcttttttaaacgtaactttgttttggttttttagcCTTTCATTTTTGCTATCAATCATCTTGTGACTTTTCAAATAAATGGAGTATTTCTTATCTCTCCTCTTTGATCCTCTGTCTCTTTTTACAATCATATTCTGGGCTGCCTAATATTTTAGTTCTATGCTTTGATATCAACGCTTGTTTCCTAATGTGAGAATTTTTGATCTAAAGTgtttaatttctttaaaaagacaTGTTGCTTGGAAGCCTTTTGGAAGCCAAATTCCCAGATCTGTGGGGGACATGGACATTTTGTGTGCTTTCCACACAAATAGGTTTATGGCTGATTGCCTTCAGATTACACATTCGGGGGTGAGCCTTGTTTTAATTGCTGCTTGTCCAGATGAACTAACAGGAATTGCATGGGAGGGAATGCTACTATCATGCCAAAATGGAGTTGGTAGCTGCAAACTGTGCAACAGGAAGTACCTCTACAATGAGATACTTCCTGTTGGCCTGCCACTGTCACTGATCCCAGCAGTGTCTGCAGGTGCCCTGAGTAGTGaagggaaaggcactctgcatgtgctcagaggttTTCATCATTACTTCACAGGTTTCATGGCTgtgaaataaaattaaattgGAGTTGTCACTGAAGTTattataaaaatgtcactttcatttGGTAAAAAACTGATCAGTTCATCAAGAGGAGAATTTTCACACAACATTTTCAGGAGTTAAGAATGACAGGCTTTTTCTGTGACTAGAAAGACGAaatgagataaataaataaaaaagctcAACAACAACATGAAGGGATAAAAGCATAATTTCTGCATAATTAGAATAACTTTGCATAACTATTTAAGTATCCATGAAATAGGCATAAGCCTCTGTAACGCCATCGCACTGCAAAAATTTCATTCAGCTATGTACTGTTAATTGACCTGTaactttctctttttttgctttaaaaaaattaagaaattaaGAAAACTGCCAGCATGAGCAATATTAATCAATGCCTGTAGTAGTAAATTGCTAAGGGAGGTGTAAAGGTCAGGGTCTTATATATAAATTTAAACCTCTGTAATGTGCAAAATAAGGGTTGGGGAGAGCAAGGAAAACATCTTGCATTCTGATTTCCAAACTAGGAAACGAGTGTCAGAATTAAAGACTGCAGGACTCGAGAGCAGCAACCATAATTGGAAAAGAATTCATCTACAGAGTAATACCTGAGATCAGTATGTTTTGGCATATTCCTGCACTGTCCAGTTTTGTAACTCAACTGGAGTCCAAGAAAAGGTGCTGATTTATAGAGGTCATGCACATTTCTATAATACACCTATGCTCTACATTGGGCCATATTAATTGCTGGCATAAACCAACACTGTTTCATTGTCTCCAGGAgattttttttcacttaggaatgCTTTTTCAGGAGAGGTAAGGAAGTGATACCTTTTCCAGTGCAAGCAACATCTGAATATTTCTCAGAATGTTCTATATCTCTGGTTATTATgagctacttaaaaaaaataactggaTCAAGTGCtcttaaaataaatttattttttgcAATAGGGTTTTGAAAATATGAATGAGCATATATCAGATATATCAAGTAGTCATCCTTTCAGCCTTGCTGTAAATTTTCTTCCACCATTGAAATTTCTTTCCTGCCCTTTGaaacctgagggcccaatcctatccaattttccagtgccagtataGCCgtaccagtgggatgtgtgcttcatcctgtggtggggaggcagtcacagaggcctcctcaaggtatggaaacatttgttcctttaccttaaggctgcattatggttgcactggtgctggaaagtttgataggtttgggccctgaaatAGTTCCCCCAGGTCTCACTACATATATCAAATGAAATTGACTCAGTGAAGTTTTGGTTCATTCAAAGTGGAATCTGTGGCCAAGATAAGAAACTATAGAAGCATACAGAAAAAACATGCTTAAAGCTGGCCAATATAACTGGGCAGAATTCAGCATTGAGAAGAAATTAAATATAGCAAATTCTGCCAACTGAGCATCTGACTGCGTAAGTCCTTTTTCAAAAACCAAGTTTCAGCATAGGTAATTAAATTAGGATCTATAGGATGCAATTAAGTTTCTCTTTTGTACTTCATTCTTCTTGGCTATGAATCCTCTTCACCTTGTTCCTATTGGAAGCCTTCCTGATCCTCTAGGCTTCCTTGTGTCCCTAGTTTGTCCACCCATTTCCAGCCCTAGTCTTCCAGTCCTTTCATCTCTGCACTTTCTCATCACTTGGTTCATCTACCCTTTCCCACTGTCACTTTCTGACTTCCCAGCTTTCTCTTGCAGCCTCTCATCTTTTGTAACTCAGAGACATTCAGACCAAGTGTTGCGCTTCATTTATTTTCATTAGTTTCTCTTGCTATTTTGGTCCTAATTTTCATGCACTTCTCTTACATATGCATTTTTCTTCCCAGAACTGTAGGCATGAGACTTATGACCAAAATAGCTTGTGAAAGCACAAGCCTTGTGACCAAAATAGCTGGTAAAACATATACAAGCTTTTGGGcaacccccccccaacaacagtGACCAGTCATAGTGGGATATAACACCTAAATTGCTATTAAAAAGAAGGGGGGCGGGGGAGTCCTGTCTTCCTTTTCAATTGGTCACCTTCCATGCAAACAATATTAGGCACTTCTCTAGGAATATGAGTGGTTAGTACCTTCCAGCTGAATTATTCACATGCACACTTGATACACATAGGAATACATTCCACACTTCTTTCTTCACAAGGAGCAGCAGAGTCAGTGAAGTCATATAAGAACATCCAGAACTCTATTCTGCTTTCTAGAGTGGAAGCCGTCCAGTCTATAATGGTCAGATGCATCTCAGAAGGGGTGGAAAAGGAAACACAGCTGGAAACACATTGGGAAAGGGAGAAATCAGTTTAGAAATAGACGTATATGCTCCCCTTTGAAGAGCTTTTTACACTCCTGCTTGTTCCATGCTTTAactcctctccttggacatgttcACCTGAACAGTTCAACAGAACAGCGGTTCTTACCCAGATCTGATTCATACAATCATTAGCGTCAGTGCGTGTCTGAACACACTGTGCATGCAAATTCCTTGCCCATAGCCAGCTGGTTGTGTGCAGCTATGATCATGCCCAGGATCAAACTGTCTGCCAATTACtgcaaatacttaaaaaaaaacaaaaaaaactactaCTGGGTAATGTCAGTGGGATGCAAACAGCTAAATCCTGCACATGATGGTGGCTGCAAGTTAATGAATAGTATGGACAGGCGGCCAGAAGGGACAGGATTTTCAAGTCCTCACTACATGCCCAATAATCATGAGAATTGGCCTTGAGAGAGGAGCtaaaatggaaggaggaggagtatGGACTCCTCTTTAAACAGGAAAACATACCTCTAGTCCTGAACTGTGAGCCAGGAAAAAAGAGCTGGAGGATGGGGTGTGCAAACCATGCACACCCCAGGCTGCTATCaaaagcaaaacacagagatGGCAATAACTCCCAAGACTTTCTCCTATGAAGGGCTGAACTGGTGTATAAGGTCTGGCCTGCCTCTTCTGGACCTTCTTTCATTGCTGACTATAACCAGAAACCCACTCATCTCCTGTGAAATCATTTTTTCCTCCAGTTTCCTGGGaatctcttctttttttcttccagttgcTATGACAACGATGAGAAGGTCAATTAGATAACGGATGTGCATCTAGGGATTAGATGTCAGATGGTTAGCAGTCTGCCTTGATAGACAGATTTGCTTTAATTTTTACAACTTTACTCTCCTAGTAACTCATTCTATTCCAACAGAATAACAATCCTATAATTTAAGCTCCTGCCTTCAGATAACAGAAGCATGTAACAGATAATGTTTTATGCCTGCAGTTATTCAAGTTATTCAACCTTTTCCTAAATTGCAACATGcataacttatttttaaaaatgcttaaaaaaaatccactcctGACTGAATGCCAAGATGCTGCTGAAAGCAAACATACAAAGGTCAACCCTAACACAGAAAGCTGAATGAATATCTGTGAAAGGAAGGGTGGCAAACGCAGTGCTCCCTTAACTATTTTAGGAGCCTGAATTTAAGCTGCTCTGATGATTACAGAATTATAGGAGTAGAAAAGGTCTGATCCAGCCCCACCAGCAGCCACCCACATGGTACAAGATACCATGCACACAAAACACAGTCTAGTTCACTGCATTAATTAATCTAGAGAAATGTCTTTCTAAGGTCTTAAAGTGCATGGACATGCCTCTACTCTCAGAACAGAAGTCCTCCCCTTCCCAAAGAGTCAAGTaatcaacattattattattattattattattattattattattattattattattattattattattattattattattattattatcctgttGGATCCTTGATTCACAGACTCACTGCCAAGTGTTAAATATGGCAATAAACTCTTACAGACTTGAAAGTACTACTAATAATTTGTTCACTATATTGTAATTAAAATATTGGTATCTTGCCTTTTAATTACAGGGATTTGTGATGCAATTAAGAAATATAAAATCACAATAATCCCTTTAAAATTTTGGCAAACAAACCAAGAGAACCCAaatataaacataaaatcatGTTTTTAAAGGTAACAAAAAAGAGCAATAAGGCATTAAAGAGAGGCAAGATGCCACAaccagagaaggccctgttcgtTATTGCGGTAAACTCTCTTCAGGGTGTGGGGCCACTGCAAACAGAGTCTCGGAAGTTCTTAAAAGTTAGGCAGTCTCATGTGTTAGCCAGTGGCCCTTTAACCTGGCTAACACAGGTTAACCTTTTACCTGGGTCTCCAGtgatttagggctttgaaggtcaaaCAGCAGAACATTGATTTGGGCCTAGAGTCAAATAGGTAgccaatgtaataataataactgaacCAACAGTAACATTTCACATATAGATCATATACAAGAAATATTAATGAAAATTTTAAGGAAAGAATAATTGgagtggaaagtaaagaaatggTCTAGAGaagggtattaaaaaaaaaaagggggggtcccCCACAATCTTTCAGCCCTGGGCTTGTTGGCATGCTTTCCAGGTGGCAGTAGTGATGGTGGCCTCAGCCTTGGTCTGGAAGTAGAAGGTTGCAATTTTGCCAGAAATGATCCTGTTTCTCCAggatcatttcttttcttttttttcacagGCAGACAGGTGGCAACATTTACTCTCTGCCCACTTTTGGGTTATTGCTGGGCTCTGCCCCCATGTCAAATTTCTTTTGCCTTCCATTTCTGCAGAGTTGGCAGTCTTGTGATATCACCGGTCCTGCCTTGTGACATCACTAGACCCCACCTGAGAAGTTTAGGTTTTTTTGGATACATCTAACCTGGCAAATACTAGAGGACAATCTTGAAAATCAAGTGAGGGGGCAGAGCAAGATGACATCACAGACCAGGAGTTCAGTAATGTCCTCCTAGCTGCTGTCCTCACACTTTCTCCCTCAGACAGGGATGGATGGCTGACTGTTTTTTGGAGTTGACTCCTCACTAGACTCAGCTGCTGGCTGTCCTTGAGCCTCACTTCAGAAATGCAGCAGGCATCTGGACTGGATACAGGCAGACTTCAGTGCCTGGCTGGGGGAATCCATTGTGAAAGTGAAATGGCCACTCAGGTACGGAACACTGGCATTATCCTTAGCGAGAGTATGCATGTACTTATACAAACATTTCAAAAATCTTTGGCCTTCTGTTGTTGCCTTTGTTGCAGCTGCCACAGCCATTTTCCCTGTTACTGACTTTTGTAACTTCCAACTTGGCACTAATGCTACAACACATCCCTGCAGTCCTTACATTAACTAGCCAAATAGTGACACTGTTATGGCTCAGGGTTAGGCCTATGTGGGAGCCATGACATCTGAACCAGAATTCCAAATGTGTGGGTGCAAGCTGCAGTTGCTCATTTATGGGAtaaaaagcactctgcacatgctaaGAGGTACTTTTTATTCACAAATTCCTGGGTTTGGTCCTGGTACAAAATATAGATTCTAGAGATACaccataaattattattattattataatgattAATGACCCAATGCTatctgcagtggctgctgctggtatgGCTATTGTTaagctggcagaggctgctttacggcagtcaaAGCAACCTCCTCCAGTgtgtgctgctggctggctgatAGAAAGGCTGGAGCAGCCTCCCGTGCTCCAGTGGATAGTTGAAGATCCACCAGCCCAAGTTAGCTGGTGTGGGGTTGAAGGGTGGTAGGGAAGGGATTAATGGGGCAGGGATCAATGGaatagggcagtgatgggggcagggaggagggcagataaggcccaggaggggatgggttCAGCAACAGTGGcctatgccaaatcctgaccctctttcctgggcctgatgcacCTTCAAAGAtcaatttggacttgcaccagagattgaactggcgcaggttcaagttgccccatagtggctgctggggcttatcctgaggagacctccagcagctagaCTTCACCCACAAGATACAACGGTAGTGCCATTGCATTGCAACATAGGGATTTAGGTAGGTTGGGGCAGAACCTTGGAGAGG from Tiliqua scincoides isolate rTilSci1 chromosome 4, rTilSci1.hap2, whole genome shotgun sequence encodes the following:
- the KCNA10 gene encoding potassium voltage-gated channel subfamily A member 10, whose protein sequence is MMDVSTWKEMEVALVSFDNTDEVMEEPCFSNDLNAAGQSHKGRPSCASLLSNWRILINSENSNNETIFSKLPAEFSDHLGAENVGMDEGDQRVIINIAGLRFETQLKTLNQFPETLLGDPEKRIHYFDSMRNEYFFDRNRPSFDGILYYYQSGGKIRRPANVPIDVFADEITFYELGEEAMDQFREDEGFIKDPITLLPANDFHKQFWLLFEYPESSSAARGVALVSVLVIVISIIIFCIETLPEFRDEREMKDITYGANNLTKAVVVPNTFTDPFFVIETACIIWFSFELFVRFIVCPSKAEFFRNIMNIIDIVSIIPYFVTLTTELIQHNELNGQQNMSLAILRIIRLVRVFRIFKLSRHSKGLQILGQTLKASMRELGLLIFFLFIGVILFSSAIYFAEVDEPQSHFSSIPDGFWWAVVTMTTVGYGDMCPTTLGGKIVGTLCAIAGVLTIALPVPVIVSNFNYFYHRETENEDRQILPREVERILSSVVTGNGSMDSLSNTNENYSRDKTKKY